Proteins found in one Oncorhynchus keta strain PuntledgeMale-10-30-2019 chromosome 2, Oket_V2, whole genome shotgun sequence genomic segment:
- the LOC118357547 gene encoding gamma-butyrobetaine dioxygenase-like — protein sequence MWTTTIARCTLPTMLKRRSVLACHTLRAGGRPGWAAAISSSPSLHLTWRQLRRHGTQAPSPLPSIALGDSPGVRQVRALEQERLLEVEWEGSGQSLYPYTWLRDNCQCPLCTLQSAQARSLLLSQLDIHTGVDRVQVTDNNKVSIVWPDQHTSEFDPEWLRKRCFSPAARQALQEELFLNERTYWDSELRIPTANFEEVLHDDKAALAWLLALRRVGIVYLKGAPVEQGQVARLSQRIGYLRLTFYGHTWQVQDKSQANNVAYTSGKLSLHTDYPALHYPPGVQFLHCLSQAGEGGESEAVDGFHMADQLRREDPEAFRTLTSLRVDFTDTGSDYCDFMVQSKNHIIDVDSDGRVVRINYNNATRDSVLDLPLHQVQAFYSSLKAYVQLMMRPENMLTYKMEPGDLVTFDNWRLLHGRKSFQSHPDRMRHLEGAYLDWDEVMSRLRILFKSVHGES from the exons ATGTGGACGACCACTATAGCACGATGTACCCTGCCGACCATGCTCAAGCGAAGATCCGTCTTGGCCTGCCATACCTTGAGGGCTGGGGGTAGGCCTGGTTGGGCAGCtgccatctcctcatctccttctcttcaCCTGACCTGGAGGCAGCTCCGTAGGCACGGGACCCAGGCACCCTCCCCGCTCCCTTCCATCGCCCTGGGGGACAGCCCTGGGGTGAGGCAGGTCCGGGCCCTGGAGCAGGAAAGGCTGCTGGAGGTTGAGTGGGAGGGCAGCGGACAGAGCCTGTACCCATACACATGGCTTAGGGACAACTGTCAATGCCCACTGTGTACCCTGCAGTCAGCCCAGGCTCGCAGCTTGCTGCTCTCCCAGCTGGACATCCACACTGGGGTCGACCGGGTGCAGGTCACTGACAACAACAAG GTGTCCATAGTGTGGCCGGACCAGCACACCAGCGAGTTTGACCCAGAATGGCTGAGGAAACGGTGCTTCTCTCCTGCTGCCAGACAAGCTCTACAAGAGGAGCTCTTCCTAAACG AGCGTACATACTGGGACTCAGAGCTGCGGATCCCCACGGCCAACTTCGAGGAGGTTCTCCACGACGACAAGGCCGCCCTGGCCTGGCTGCTGGCTCTACGCCGCGTGGGCATTGTCTACCTGAAGGGGGCGCCGGTGGAGCAGGGTCAGGTGGCCCGACTCAGCCAGAGGATCGGATACCTCCGACTGACGTTCTATGG GCACACATGGCAGGTGCAGGACAAATCCCAGGCTAACAACGTGGCCTACACCTCTGGCAAACTCAGTCTCCACACTGACTATCCAGCACTGCACTACCCACCTGGA GTGCAGTTCCTGCATTGCCTGAGCCAGGCTGGTGAGGGCGGGGAGAGTGAAGCGGTGGACGGCTTCCACATGGCAGATCAACTGAGGAGAGAAGACCCCGAGGCCTTCAGGACCCTCACCTCCCTGCGGGTGGACTTCACCGACACAGGGTCCGACTACTGCGACTTCATGGTGCAGTCCAAGAACCACATCATAGA tgttgacagtgatgGGCGGGTGGTCCGGATCAACTACAATAATGCCACCAGGGACTCTGTGCTGGACCTCCCCCTGCACCAGGTCCAGGCCTTCTACAGCTCCCTCAAGGCCTACGTCCAGCTGATGATGCGACCAGAAAACATGCTCACCTACAAGATGGAGCCTG GCGACCTGGTCACCTTTGACAACTGGCGCCTGCTCCATGGGCGGAAGAGCTTTCAGAGCCACCCAGACCGGATGAGACACCTGGAGGGAGCCTACCTGGACTGGGACGAAGTCATGTCTCGCCTGCGGATACTCTTCAAGTCTGTCCACGGAGAGAGCTAG
- the LOC118357549 gene encoding fin bud initiation factor-like, with protein sequence MAFIHLLAIGMFSLPFSGAFFNGPLYPEMSNGTFHHYFVPDGDYENNDDPEKCQMLFKMTDDRKCGLDEDHDSVIRDDFTIIKRHIEDSARVLEGIGKSISFDLDGEDSYGKYLRRETTQIGEAFTNSEKSLLELEVKFKQSQENELKEEHRINDDFLNMVVHTRDVLKETLYISVGLKDKHELLSLIIRSHGTRLSRLKNEYMKVKLG encoded by the coding sequence ATGGCTTTTATACACTTACTCGCTATCGGGATGTTTTCATTACCGTTTAGCGGTGCTTTTTTTAACGGACCTCTGTATCCCGAGATGTCTAACGGCACGTTCCATCACTACTTTGTGCCAGACGGCGACTATGAGAATAACGATGATCCGGAAAAATGTCAAATGCTTTTTAAGATGACGGACGACCGAAAATGCGGTCTTGACGAGGACCACGATTCGGTAATCAGAGATGATTTCACGATCATCAAGAGACACATCGAAGACTCTGCCAGGGTGCTAGAGGGGATCGGGAAAAGCATTTCTTTTGATTTGGACGGAGAGGACAGCTATGGAAAATATTTGAGAAGGGAGACGACTCAGATTGGCGAGGCTTTTACAAACTCCGAAAAGTCTCTGTTAGAACTGGAGGTGAAATTCAAACAGAGTCAGGAGAACGAGCTGAAAGAGGAGCACCGTATAAACGACGACTTTCTGAACATGGTTGTCCACACAAGAGACGTACTAAAAGAAACACTGTACATATCGGTGGGGCTGAAGGATAAACACGAGCTTCTCTCTCTCATAATTCGAAGTCACGGGACCAGATTGAGCCGATTGAAAAATGAATACATGAAGGTTAAACTTGGGTAA